One window from the genome of Pantoea vagans encodes:
- a CDS encoding LysR family transcriptional regulator yields the protein MNADKNALEVFVIVAQTRNFRVAAEQLGVTRPAISQSLRRLEDRLNISLMQRTTRSVQLTEAGQRLYAEVAPAINQLNRAVTDIAELAAEPRGQLRLAISSIAERMLGGELLASFITAYPQVELDITVTDDEFDIVGQGYDAGVRLGEVIAQDMIAVPVSTAQRQVAVASPSYLARAGTPQHPEELVTHRCIGWRKGPGLAPYRWEFAEQGREFDVAVNPQLTTNDMGVMIRTACAGGGISFGMEETFQPYITRGELVTVLDEWLPSFAGFYLYFPSRKNLAPKLRALIDHVRL from the coding sequence ATGAATGCGGACAAGAATGCCCTCGAAGTTTTTGTGATTGTGGCGCAGACCCGAAATTTCCGTGTGGCAGCGGAACAGCTTGGCGTCACCCGACCGGCGATCAGCCAGAGCCTGCGGCGTCTGGAAGACCGGCTTAACATCTCACTGATGCAGCGCACCACGCGCTCGGTTCAGCTGACAGAAGCCGGACAGCGGCTCTATGCGGAAGTAGCTCCGGCCATCAACCAGCTTAACCGCGCCGTCACCGATATTGCCGAGCTGGCGGCCGAGCCGCGTGGTCAGTTGCGGCTGGCGATCTCCTCGATTGCTGAGCGGATGCTGGGAGGCGAACTGCTGGCGAGCTTTATTACCGCCTACCCGCAGGTTGAGCTGGATATCACCGTGACCGATGACGAGTTTGATATTGTCGGGCAGGGCTATGACGCAGGCGTGCGGCTGGGCGAGGTGATCGCGCAGGATATGATTGCGGTGCCGGTCTCCACTGCACAGCGTCAGGTGGCGGTAGCATCACCCTCTTATCTGGCGCGTGCAGGCACGCCACAGCATCCTGAAGAGCTGGTCACTCATCGCTGCATCGGCTGGCGTAAAGGGCCAGGCCTGGCGCCTTATCGCTGGGAGTTTGCTGAGCAGGGACGGGAGTTTGATGTTGCCGTCAATCCGCAGCTGACTACCAACGACATGGGAGTGATGATCCGCACCGCCTGCGCCGGGGGCGGCATCAGCTTTGGCATGGAAGAGACCTTTCAGCCTTACATCACGCGCGGCGAACTGGTGACGGTACTTGATGAGTGGTTACCCAGCTTTGCCGGGTTTTATCTCTATTTTCCCAGCCGTAAAAATCTGGCCCCCAAGCTGAGGGCGTTGATCGATCACGTCAGGCTGTGA
- a CDS encoding substrate-binding domain-containing protein: protein MAKFTLKQIAAQSGLSLATIDRALHQRGNVHARTQHRIQQAIADLELMQKAGLAKGRTIYFDVIMHTPDRFQPLIREALSSQIASFAAFRLQLRFHFGANLTAEAINALLNKKALHSHGVILKAACSDELNPTIESLLKQRVPVVTMMSDLPGSARLRYIGMDNFDAGKVAAFLMSKWLRVSRSHIVAVTGSRDFIGEQERIQGFQRAMQQFAPQHQVSVVAGGYGIDARMHQSVTQFLRSHPDTDAVYTVGGGNPGILRAFAEQKRHVNACIGHDLDQENCALLQAGKIDALIEHNLQLDALHAFRTLLEFHGFLPASEPPAPYSKINIITRYNMTA from the coding sequence ATGGCTAAATTCACCCTCAAACAGATCGCTGCCCAATCGGGGCTTAGCCTTGCCACTATCGATCGTGCCCTGCATCAGCGTGGCAACGTTCATGCACGCACTCAGCATCGGATTCAGCAGGCGATAGCGGACCTGGAACTGATGCAAAAAGCCGGGCTCGCCAAAGGCAGAACGATTTACTTTGACGTCATCATGCATACCCCTGACCGCTTTCAGCCACTGATACGTGAAGCGCTCAGCAGTCAGATCGCCAGCTTTGCTGCTTTCAGACTTCAGCTGCGTTTCCACTTTGGCGCGAATCTCACAGCGGAAGCCATTAATGCGCTGCTGAACAAAAAAGCGCTTCACAGTCACGGTGTCATTCTGAAAGCGGCCTGCTCCGATGAGCTGAATCCCACTATTGAATCGCTCCTGAAACAACGCGTTCCGGTGGTCACCATGATGAGCGATTTACCCGGCAGTGCACGCCTGCGCTATATCGGCATGGATAACTTTGATGCCGGTAAGGTGGCGGCTTTTCTGATGTCAAAATGGCTGCGGGTCAGCCGTTCGCATATTGTCGCGGTGACCGGTAGTCGCGATTTCATCGGTGAACAGGAAAGAATCCAGGGTTTTCAGCGTGCGATGCAGCAGTTTGCGCCTCAGCATCAGGTAAGTGTAGTGGCGGGTGGTTATGGTATTGACGCGCGGATGCATCAGTCGGTGACGCAGTTTTTGCGGAGCCATCCGGACACGGATGCGGTCTATACGGTCGGCGGCGGTAATCCCGGAATTCTGCGCGCGTTTGCTGAACAAAAGCGGCATGTGAACGCCTGTATTGGTCACGATCTCGATCAGGAGAATTGTGCGCTGCTGCAGGCGGGTAAGATTGATGCGCTGATCGAGCACAATTTACAGCTCGACGCATTGCACGCCTTCAGAACACTGCTGGAGTTTCATGGCTTTCTGCCCGCTTCCGAACCGCCCGCGCCCTACTCTAAAATCAATATCATCACCCGATACAACATGACAGCCTGA
- a CDS encoding oxidoreductase yields MSSLKTILITGVSSGFGLALAREALHAGHRVIGTVRNHEALQTFEALDAQRAVGRLLDVTDFARIDEVVREVESTVGQIDVLVNNAGYGHEGIMEESSLAEMRHQFDVNVFGAVAMTKAVLPGMRERRRGHIINITSMGGFITLPGISYYCGSKFALEGISETLGKELAPFGIHVTAVAPGSFRTDWAGRSMIRSARTIPDYDTLFGPIRQAREEKSGKQPGNPVKAAQAMLALLESPNPPAHLLLGSDALSLVRQKLAAMRQEIDCWENLTRSTDD; encoded by the coding sequence ATGTCATCTTTAAAAACAATCTTAATTACTGGCGTCAGCAGTGGCTTTGGTCTGGCACTGGCGCGCGAAGCCCTCCATGCCGGGCATCGGGTCATTGGTACCGTGCGTAACCACGAAGCACTGCAAACTTTTGAGGCGCTTGATGCACAGCGTGCCGTGGGCCGCCTGCTGGATGTCACGGACTTTGCGCGTATTGATGAAGTTGTCAGGGAGGTTGAGTCCACAGTCGGTCAGATAGATGTACTGGTGAATAATGCTGGTTACGGCCATGAGGGCATTATGGAAGAATCCTCCCTGGCAGAAATGCGCCACCAGTTTGACGTGAATGTTTTTGGCGCAGTGGCAATGACCAAAGCGGTCCTGCCGGGTATGCGTGAGCGCCGACGGGGACACATCATCAATATCACCTCGATGGGTGGTTTTATTACTCTGCCCGGCATCAGCTACTACTGCGGCAGCAAGTTTGCGCTGGAGGGTATTTCAGAAACGCTGGGCAAAGAGCTGGCTCCGTTCGGCATACACGTCACCGCCGTGGCCCCCGGCTCATTCCGCACCGACTGGGCGGGACGCTCAATGATACGCAGCGCCCGCACTATTCCGGATTATGACACCCTGTTCGGGCCCATTCGTCAGGCCCGGGAGGAAAAAAGCGGGAAACAACCCGGCAATCCCGTAAAGGCTGCTCAGGCTATGCTGGCATTGCTGGAAAGCCCGAACCCACCCGCGCATCTGTTGTTAGGCAGTGATGCCCTGAGTCTGGTACGGCAAAAACTTGCGGCAATGCGTCAGGAAATTGATTGCTGGGAGAATCTCACGCGTTCAACCGATGACTGA
- a CDS encoding AraC family transcriptional regulator: protein MTGMIALIKALAPHEGYNLTALPGVRILRADRPLARTPVLYDPGIVIVCQGSKRGYFGQQTYLYDEQHYLAVSVPVPFTMETDASAEHPLLAIYLHLDFQLAAELILQIDQHDASHPPAAPQSMMSSQMDDTVKGAVLGLLEALNSPLETAILGHARLRELYFRVLTGEQGNAMRAALAMQGQFSKIGKVVKHIHATYAEPLTLTQLAGEAGMSIPTFHLHFKAIIRMPPMQYVKSVRLHQARMLMVRQQMTAAAAGYAVGYESQSQFNREFKRLFGLPPAEEIKRMQRHFSVPPVQQTPVFVSSH from the coding sequence ATGACTGGAATGATTGCCCTGATTAAAGCCCTTGCGCCGCATGAAGGGTATAACCTGACGGCCTTGCCGGGTGTGCGAATTCTGCGCGCCGACCGTCCTCTTGCCAGAACACCCGTGCTATATGATCCGGGCATTGTGATTGTCTGTCAGGGCAGCAAGCGGGGTTACTTTGGCCAGCAGACCTATTTATATGATGAGCAGCACTACCTGGCGGTCTCGGTTCCTGTGCCATTTACCATGGAAACCGACGCGTCAGCAGAGCATCCTCTGCTGGCTATTTACCTGCATCTGGATTTTCAGCTCGCGGCTGAACTTATCCTGCAGATCGACCAGCATGATGCTTCACATCCTCCCGCCGCGCCGCAGAGTATGATGTCGAGTCAGATGGACGACACGGTTAAGGGCGCCGTATTGGGTCTGCTTGAAGCCCTGAACAGTCCGCTCGAAACCGCGATACTCGGACATGCACGACTGCGTGAACTCTACTTCCGTGTACTCACGGGCGAACAGGGCAACGCCATGCGTGCCGCGCTGGCCATGCAGGGGCAGTTCAGCAAAATAGGGAAAGTGGTAAAGCATATCCACGCCACGTATGCAGAGCCGTTGACCCTGACGCAACTGGCAGGGGAAGCGGGCATGAGCATCCCCACCTTTCATCTTCACTTTAAAGCCATTATCAGGATGCCGCCGATGCAGTATGTGAAATCGGTACGCCTGCACCAGGCGCGCATGCTGATGGTTCGCCAGCAGATGACCGCTGCCGCAGCAGGCTACGCTGTGGGCTATGAAAGCCAGTCGCAGTTTAATCGTGAATTTAAACGTCTGTTTGGTCTGCCCCCGGCAGAGGAGATAAAGCGCATGCAGCGTCACTTCTCTGTTCCGCCCGTGCAGCAAACGCCGGTGTTTGTATCATCGCATTAG
- a CDS encoding biofilm/acid-resistance regulator YmgB/AriR — translation MQHSSSDLSIIDYFRSEGDLLAPETELLGAVIRDIVADQGRVTNKAIILYLIAELECTSDVIRLDVLRRTLEIVVGRTPDDSDI, via the coding sequence ATGCAACACTCTTCATCAGATTTATCCATCATTGACTATTTTCGTAGTGAAGGCGATTTGCTGGCACCGGAAACCGAACTGCTGGGCGCAGTAATTCGTGACATCGTGGCTGATCAGGGACGTGTGACCAACAAAGCGATAATTCTTTATCTGATCGCCGAACTGGAATGCACGTCCGACGTGATCAGACTGGATGTGTTGCGCAGAACGCTGGAAATTGTGGTTGGCCGTACACCTGACGATAGTGATATCTGA
- the ycgZ gene encoding regulatory protein YcgZ has protein sequence MRKNGQAPETISDIARYFNQASSPSQQETLGSVVVEILRAGHSLSRKAICSKLLRRLELAATPEEESHLHELIAMLFRRED, from the coding sequence ATGCGTAAGAACGGACAAGCCCCGGAAACGATCAGCGATATTGCCCGTTACTTCAATCAGGCCAGCTCACCTTCCCAGCAGGAAACACTGGGGTCGGTAGTGGTCGAAATTCTGCGCGCAGGTCATAGCCTTAGCCGTAAAGCAATTTGCAGTAAACTGTTGCGCCGCCTTGAACTGGCTGCAACGCCAGAAGAAGAGAGCCATCTGCACGAATTGATTGCAATGCTTTTTCGTCGCGAAGATTAA
- a CDS encoding metal ABC transporter substrate-binding protein codes for MVPIKKLTTLLLSALLTTLMASSSYAAEKFKIVTTFTVIADMAENVAGDAAEVTSITKPGAEIHEYQPTPGDIRRAQGAQLIMANGLNLERWFQRFYQHLDGVPEVVVSAGVTPMGIGEGPYNGKPNPHAWMSPDNALIYVDNIRDALVKYDPVNAETYRQNAAAYKQKITAALDPLRQQIAAIPEQKRWMVTSEGAFSYLARDLGMKELYLWPINADQQGTPQQVRRVIDQVKKNAIPAVFSESTVSDKPARQVARETGAHYGGVLYVDSLSNAEGPVPTYLDLLKVTTETLVQGIKAGEKAQ; via the coding sequence ATGGTCCCGATAAAAAAGCTCACCACGCTGTTACTGAGTGCACTGCTCACCACTCTGATGGCGAGCAGCAGCTATGCAGCAGAAAAATTTAAGATAGTGACAACGTTTACGGTGATAGCTGACATGGCTGAGAACGTGGCTGGCGATGCCGCGGAGGTCACCTCTATTACTAAGCCCGGTGCTGAAATACACGAATATCAGCCCACGCCCGGCGACATCCGGCGGGCACAGGGTGCGCAGTTAATTATGGCGAACGGGCTTAACCTGGAACGCTGGTTTCAGCGCTTTTATCAGCACCTGGACGGCGTCCCGGAAGTGGTGGTCTCCGCTGGTGTAACGCCGATGGGGATTGGCGAAGGGCCTTATAACGGTAAACCGAATCCGCACGCCTGGATGTCACCGGACAATGCGCTGATTTATGTCGATAACATCCGCGATGCGCTGGTGAAATATGACCCGGTCAACGCAGAGACCTATCGTCAGAACGCTGCCGCCTATAAGCAAAAAATTACCGCGGCACTGGATCCGCTGCGCCAGCAGATTGCCGCTATTCCCGAACAGAAACGCTGGATGGTGACCAGTGAAGGCGCGTTCTCCTATCTGGCGCGCGACCTGGGCATGAAAGAGCTTTACCTGTGGCCGATCAATGCTGACCAGCAGGGTACGCCGCAGCAGGTGAGACGCGTGATTGACCAGGTGAAGAAAAATGCCATTCCGGCGGTGTTCAGTGAAAGCACCGTGTCAGATAAGCCCGCCCGCCAGGTCGCGCGGGAAACCGGTGCCCATTACGGTGGTGTGCTTTACGTCGACTCCCTGAGTAATGCGGAGGGACCAGTGCCAACCTATCTTGATCTGCTCAAAGTCACCA